The following coding sequences lie in one Stigmatopora nigra isolate UIUO_SnigA chromosome 4, RoL_Snig_1.1, whole genome shotgun sequence genomic window:
- the neflb gene encoding neurofilament light chain b, translating into MTSAGFDFYFPSTYKRRTVIRSPGYGSSGSFESRSAPPYSSHSYVSSSRSFPQTRLSSSSMVYGAPSELRLDQAAQVTSEFKQLRTQEKAELQDLNDRFASFIDRVHELEQQNKSLETERLLLRQRQTEPSNLRAQYEHEIRQLNLAVEEARYERQEAQRHRDEVEIVLKNLQKRYEDEVLARERSEGRLMDARKDADEVTMEGIELEKRVEILLDELAFLKRLCESEIVELQAQIQYGAEVSVEMNVVKPDLSVALRDIRAQYETMANRNRQTAEDWFSNKMNVMSVGSAPNAENVRNVKDEASEYRRQLKSRSMEIDACRDVNQALENQLQEVEGKQSAEISALQDAINQLEEELRASKNEMARYLKDYQDLLNVKMALDIEIAAYRKLLEGEENRLDRCGQMTSVVHSHVQFSGPPHGRHRVSTQSQLHSPASYLLTPRLYTSTFSAQETISARKVQQSEASPLREEEEDEEEAKEEEEQQENKENAEEDEDGPDEADEGGILQYFYTFYES; encoded by the exons ATGACTTCCGCCGGCTTTGACTTTTATTTCCCGTCCACTTACAAGAGAAGAACAGTCATACGTAGTCCAGGTTACGGATCAAGTGGATCTTTCGAATCCAGATCTGCCCCTCCATATTCCAGCCACTCTTATGTCTCGTCATCTCGAAGTTTTCCTCAGACTCGATTGTCTTCCAGCTCGATGGTCTACGGCGCCCCCAGCGAACTACGTCTGGACCAAGCGGCACAGGTGACCTCTGAATTTAAACAATTGAGAACCCAAGAGAAGGCCGAACTCCAAGACCTGAATGATCGTTTTGCTAGTTTCATAGATCGAGTTCACGAACTGGAGCAACAAAACAAGTCGCTAGAAACCGAACGGCTGTTGCTAAGGCAACGCCAAACGGAGCCGTCTAACCTACGAGCTCAATATGAACATGAAATCCGCCAATTGAATCTCGCGGTAGAAGAGGCCCGTTACGAGAGACAAGAAGCCCAACGGCATAGAGACGAGGTCGAAATCGTCttaaaaaacctgcaaaaacgCTATGAAGATGAAGTTCTTGCCAGAGAAAGATCCGAGGGAAGGTTGATGGACGCTAGAAAGGACGCAGATGAAGTCACAATGGAGGGAATTGAGCTTGAGAAAAGAGTGGAAATTCTTCTGGATGAACTGGCGTTTCTAAAGCGTCTTTGCGAGAGTGAAATCGTCGAACTCCAAGCTCAAATTCAATATGGCGCAGAGGTATCGGTGGAAATGAATGTAGTCAAACCTGACCTATCTGTAGCTTTAAGAGATATACGAGCTCAGTATGAAACAATGGCGAACCGAAATCGACAAACCGCCGAAGACTGGTTCTCCAATAAGATGAATGTGATGTCAGTTGGAAGCGCGCCCAATGCCGAAAACGTACGGAATGTCAAAGATGAAGCTTCTGAATACCGTAGGCAGCTTAAAAGTAGAAGTATGGAGATTGATGCTTGTAGGGATGTCAATCAAGCGTTGGAAAACCAATTGCAGGAAGTGGAGGGGAAACAGAGTGCGGAGATTTCTGCATTGCAG gaTGCCATCAATCAATTGGAGGAAGAATTGAGGGCCAGTAAGAATGAAATGGCTCGTTACCTGAAGGATTATCAAGATCTGCTCAATGTGAAGATGGCTTTGGATATTGAAATTGCAGCATACAG AAAATTACTTGAAGGAGAGGAGAACCGCTTGGACCGCTGTGGCCAGATGACCTCAGTTGTCCACTCCCATGTTCAGTTCTCTGGACCCCCTCATGGAAGACATCGTGTCTCCACACAATCTCAACTACACTCACCTGCGTCATACCTATTGACCCCTCGCTTGTACACGTCAACCTTCTCCGCTCAGGAAACGATATCTGCTCGGAAAGTCCAACAATCCGAAGCCAGCCCTCTtcgggaagaggaggaagatgaagaagaggcgaaggaggaagaggaacaacAGGAAAACAAGGAAAACGCAGAAGAAGACGAAGATGGTCCGGATGAAGCAGATGAAGGAGGTATATTGCAGTATTTTTATACTTTCTATGAAAGCTAA